In the genome of Stegostoma tigrinum isolate sSteTig4 chromosome 16, sSteTig4.hap1, whole genome shotgun sequence, the window tgttgtcagcacCAATAGGATTTGCAGCATCCAGTTTCTCCAATGgttccttgatatcacatgaagtgaatcaaattggctgaagacgggtatctgtaatgctggggaccactggaggaggccaagacggatcatccactcggcatttcTGGTTGAAGACTGCTGTGAATGCTTgatccttatcttttgcactgacatgctgggctcttccatcattgaggatcagaatatttgtggagactcctcctccagcgagttgtttaattgtccctCCCCGTTCATGACTAGATGtgacaagactgcagagcttagatctgatctgctggttgtgggatcgcttagatctgtctatcacttgctgcttatgttgtttgacatgcaagtagtcctgtttggtagtttcactaggttgacacctcattttcaggtatgcctggtgttgctcctggtaTATACTTCTTCACTCTTCATTGTATAAGGGTTGATTCCCTCACTcggtggtaatggttgagtgggaaaAGGTACTAGGCCATTAGGTTGCAAATTTATTGGAAACCAATTTTGCTGCtcttgatggcccacagcacctcatggtgagtcttgagttgttagatctgtttgaatttatcacagtgatagtgccacacaacacagtggAGGTTACTCTCAATGAGAAAGCAGGACTTTTCTGCACAAGGGCTATGCTGCATTCACCCTTACCAATACTCTTGTGGACGGATGCACGtccagctggcagattggtaaagatgaggtcaaatatgttttgccgtgttggttccctcaccagctGCTGCAGACCTCAtctggcagctatgtcctttaggtcACGACCAGTTCGATCAATAGTACTGTCGCTGAACCACTCTTAGTAATATATAAGTAAAGAAATATAGTTAATATATAAACTCACATAATAATTGACTTCATGTAAAAGATGCTTTGTATTTTCAGGGATAAAAGCACAACAACTTTAAAACCAAAGTTTAATCCTGGAAATGAGATACATAAAGTTTGTAAAGTGGTAAAGTGGATACAGATTGTGGTTAGATAGCCATGTGGGTGAAAAAGTAAATAGTTTCTGAAggtataaaataaataaatgttattATTTAATGTGGATTATTTTGTGATGCTGGTTTTTGCTTTATTCCACCGTGATAATCATTTCTGGATTCACTTGGGCCCAAATCAGGCATGTAATCTGGCCCCTTCAAAACATGGCCTTGTGAATTATAAAATGTGGAACCAGAAGTTGAATACTTAAATTTGCAGATTGTACCAAATTGGGGGCTAGTAAGGAGGTGGAGGCTGTAATTAATACAGAGGAGGTCAGTGCCAAAATGAATATATTAATAAACATGGAAATGCTGAGAATATTGAGTTAAGGATCAACAAAACCTTGTTACATGACAGAGAAGGCTTTGGGAGCCAAATAATGCACGAATGCACTGGAAAGcgtcagcactttctgtttttatttcaacttcaATACTGAATAGATGATTAGAAGGTGGTAcattttgttaggaagaataAATAGGCCAATATACCTTGCAAGATAAATATCTAATTGGGACGTAAAAAAAGATGGattcaaacacagaaaatactTAAAGTAGTAAAGTACATTAATCAGACTTCAGCAAAGCAATCAAAGCTTTGGGGTTTATTTCCTGGAAGGACAGAATTGAAAATTGGACAAGTTAGGTTAACTTTATATCGAACCTTTTCGAGATCACAAGGTGTACAATGATCAGTTCTGGGCACTATATTAATCAAAGGGATATCAAAGCAGTTCAGAATGTGGAAAATGATTTACTAGGATGATACCAGAGTTTGGAAGTTACACCCATCAGGAAAACAAGGAGGCTAAAGGTCACCCAGCGGATGGCCCTTTTAAGTGCTGAATTTGCTTCATAGGGTAGGTGCTGAATATAGACAAAtctaaattctgaaaaaaaatgccCCTGAAATGGCCACCAAAGGGATTTAAGCTCAAACACTGGTTCAGtttggttttttttctctcacctgAGTTAAAGAGTTGAAGCTACTGCTGTTTTCCTTGGTTGGAGATCCTCGAATTAGAGGCCATAATcggagaattagggccagactattcagaagagatgttaggaagAACGTCTACACTCAAAGGGTGGTAGGTGTTTCATTGTCTCTTCCACCAATGGCAGTGAATGCAGGAtcggttgttaattttaaatttgggaTGGACAAATGTTCAAGCAAAGTTGTTAAGGCATATGAGCCAAAAACAGGACGGTGGAGTTTGGCCACAATCAGCCATGTTGTCATTGAATGGTAGTAAAAGCTAGAGGacccgaatagcctactcctgttcgtaCATTTTATATTATACCTTGCAAACGTAAGCAATTTATTGTGCTCCAAACAACATCTTGGATTTGTACAATCACAGCGACAGTCAGAAGAAATCAACAACTAATCGGCAAAATAACTGATGATGCCTTTAAGTAGTGACTCTGGAACTGTGCGTGGGGTATGGAGGGGTAGGCTTCTGCTTCTGAGTTTAATAAACATGATTGAGGGCGAACACCAGACCGAGAGGCGAGTTCCTAATTAGTATCAAACTCGTGTTATTTGGTGACTAACGCCACGGTCTGCCTGCACTCACGCTTTCGCTAAGATGGCACACCCTCCACCATTTCCCAGCCTCTCAGGTTATGATTGTGTCAAGAAGGCACCTTACATCCAAATTCTGCGCAGCCAGACTTTCACACATGTTGGCGCTGCGCtcattctcaccttaaaactgccGCCTTTCCCAAAACTggggctgcctggcctgctgtgttcctccagctccacactttgtcatctccaAACGAAGTGTGAATTGTTTACACGCTAACAGATTAAAGTTAGCCAGTGGTATTCTGGTGCTATATTACGGCACTTTGGCGATGATGTATTTGTGACGGGGGGAGtacagaaagaaaacaattccCTTTCAACCATAAACCCGTTTAAGTTTTATGGGAAACGATATTTAAAGTGCACGCAAAACAATGCCTTTGTTACATTCTTGCATACGAGTATGTGGACAGACAGGGGGAACAGAGGTTGAGTTATGCACTGCCCGTGGTCGGTGAAACAATAAAGTAAAAGGCGTTGGGGCTGCTGTCGGTGTAAAACACGGTGCGCTACCGCTACGTCCTTGCAGACGGTCGAGCTGCTACGAGCGAGAGGCAGCTCTCTGTGAGGTGGGCGGGCAGCAGTGGGAGAGCGCGGCGCTGATTGCTGGAGAGTTCGGTGATTGACAGCGGGCAGAGGCGGGCCAGCCAGTGAGGAGGGCGCCAGTGGCGGGCACGCTTCAGTTGCCTGTGATCTCTCTGCCATCAATAATTTACACAAGGACTAGGCGCAGCGCTATGTATTCATTTGTGCGTCTTCTTGTCAGGGCCTCTTCTTACACTTCAGGGGTCATTTAATTCCAGCTATAAACGAAGAaagcgagagggagaggcaagCACAAAGCCAGAAGAAGGTGAGCTTGCAGAAAAtaataaggcaacatttgaaagaaagaaaaagcacacacatccacacaaagGAGGGGATAAATCAGAGAAACTCTCAAGGAGAAGCGAGGAAAAGCTGGATTCGATCAGGAGATAAGGAGCAAGCAGCACCTTGAGGAAGCCGGCGCTCGCTCGTCATGTTGGAGTTGCTGTTCGGTTTGGTGTGGTTTGCGGGACTCGTGTGCGGCCAGAATGAGACAGAGCCCATCGTCCTGGAGGGCAAGTGCCTGGTGGTTTGTGACTCGAATCCCACCTCGGATCCTACAGGGACTGCACTCGGGATTTCCGTGCGATCCGGCAGCGCCAAGGTGGCTTTCTCAGTGATCAGGAGCACCAACCACGAGCCCTCGGAGATGAGCAACAGGACCATGATTATATACTTTGATAATGTAAGTGGGCGATGGACGGATGCTGCTTTTTTTGAACGACCGCTGTTATTTTGATTGACGGAAGGGATAGCATGCTTAACCATGTCTCTAATGCGACATGCTGTATCCCCCAAGGTCAGTTCTTAGGTACTGTAGCTGCTTGTCTATGTCCGGGCTCAGAACTGGGCTCCGTGGTGCAATATAGCGAGCAGAGTGGGGAATGAGAAGTCAGAGTTGGAGGAAAGTTGCGGTACATGATTTCAGATTGCATGGCAGGGTCAGCGGGATGGGAAAATGCGAACGAAATGATGCGTCCGGCGAGAAAAAAACAAAGCCGGCAAAGAAGATGAAGCGGCTAAAGGGACAGGGGCTGGCCTGTCCACATAGCTAGAGGACCACTGAAGGGGAAACGGGAATGCAGCGCACTTAAATGTGCGAAAACAGAAATTACAACAAAACATCTTTACAGATAGGAAAAAAGTTAGTCATGTAGATGGAATTTAACTAAATCGATGTCTGAGACAACTGAAGACGCTGATTCTTATGGTTCTCACAACTTCGTAATCTTGTGAGTTCTGTCCCATTCTCCCTGCATTCGCGCTACTCTGAAACATTCCGTTTTGTTTGAGATAGTTGACTAAACCGCCCGGGTTTGCTGACACAGGTTCTGTCTGATTTCAGATACTAGTGAATGTGGGTTCTAATTTTGACTCGGAGAGAAGCACCTTCATAGCGCCACGCAAAGGAATTTACAGTTTTAACTTTCACGTGGTAAAAGTGTATAACCGGCAAACGATCCAGGTTAGTAGATTTTCCCACACTTTATCGAATACGTTCACTTGTCTGCCGCTTTCAGTCTTTTGCTCTCAAGAATGTGGGAGTTGCATGAAAACTATTCAGCTATTCCTTCCTCTCGTCATCATTAAATCCTGCAGGAGCCCAAACTTGCAAGCAAAATGATTAAAAATGATCTCCAGAAAAAGACTTGGAGAAGCGCGGAGTGAGGAATGTAGATTTTTTTTCGCATTCAGTATCTGTTTGCCCACTtaatgaaatgctgatttcacacTTCTTGGAAACAGACCTTAAAAGACTTGGAAATGAAAGGTTATTAAAGGTTGCATATTGTTGTAGGCAATACAAACGGCGAGCGTCCGATAACGACTTATAACCAGCTCGGAGGGAGGGCCGAGTGATGACTAAATCATTAATTAAATGGGGCAGTTTTTTTATTTTTAGAATGGAGGAAATAAATATCAAACAGCATACCTGACGGTTCTGATTCTGGGTAATAATAATGGAAGAGATGTCAGGAGGGGGTTGCGTGGAGGGTTCCCTTATCATCCACAACCCCTGTAGGCTGGACTCCGCCTCCTGTTCGCCCTCATACTTTTAAGCACtgcccaacaccccccccccaatcccGCTTGAGTTACTAGTGTAGAAAAAGTGTCACAGCTAGACTTGCAAATTTTGCTTCCAAAATTTAAAAGCATCCAAATTTTACTTTATGTTAAAAATATTGGAATTAGATGGGAAAGTATTCGAGGTTTCTGTTATTtgcttccatcagtcactccaaGATAACGGTGGCCCAATATCGGCCTTTTAACAGTTATTTCCGTGTGGTACCCACTCACAACGTCACAGAGTGGGCAGGAGGCTGAAAGAGTAAAATTAGGGGAAGCATGGGGTGAAAACCAAGTTCTgttttaatttaaagaaaatgtaGAAATTGATTATTTCTGTATGTAAAACATTCGAGTTATTTTACCAACAAGAAAAATCGGATTTCTTTTCAATcatgatgtgtaggttaggcctGTTTTCAGGTAAGTGATTATCGGCCACCCCTGGTCGCTATTGGATGGATACGTGCATTATATATAGCATATTATAGACTGAAAAAATGCGGTTGCGCTTTTGAGAAATGCATTTATTCGCTCAGTTTTGAGGTGTGTTTGCTTACCGTTGTTTGCAGTATTGTTAAGCATAGTAACTTAACCACATACACCATTATGAATAATATGCTGTATATAATATTGGAGTTAAATAAAACCGACCATACACAACACAGTCGGTGACAAATCACCACACATACTTCACGCTCGGTTTCTATGAAATAAATAGTGTGAAACACGGGAGAATGTTCCCGGTGCAATGAAACAATTCTCTTATTTTTGTTTAAGAGAGAATTTCATGAAAACGCTATACTAGGAATTTTATTTATAAAACAAATTTTAAGGATTTATTTTAAGGAATGTTAAAGAAAGcctgtcagtggtggaggagtaGAATAGAGATAGAGGTTATGGCAGCATACGTGAGGCGCAGCTACAGTTCCAAGAGGTTAATGTTGAGCTATTGGCTTCACAGAGCTGAGGAAGGGTAACAGCTGAACAGTAAAGTTGTGATGCCCTTTCGGATTATCACGGACCTGCTTGTCAGGAACTTACGTAGGCGGACCATCTAACATTAATTTATTAATGATATATTTTACGATGAATTTTCAGATAACCTTTGCAATAGCGTCGCGTTTAAAGATCATCTCACTAATGCTATGAACAGTGTGAATGTTGCTGACAGAAAATGACGGTATTGCTTTAATGTTATCATTTCTCTGCAGGTGAGCCTGATGCTGAATGGATGGCCGTTGATTTCAGCCTTTGCAGGAGATCAGGATGTGACAAGAGAGGCTGCTAGCAACGGAGTGTTGACCCAGATGGAAAAGGGAGACCGAGCCTACCTTAAATTAGAACGAGGAAACCTAATGGGAGGGTGGAAATACTCAACTTTCTCTGGATTCCTGGTGTTTCCGCTTTAAGTGAAAGCAacgttgtttttttttcctgaacccTATACTGTCACAGGAGGGTTGATAACTTTTTATTTTCCCAACAGCGCAAACGCGTCCCAGAGCTAGACAGAAAAATCAAAGGGACAGTATCCCATTTGGTAGTCTGTATTCATAAGCAACTAATTCAATGCATTTCAATTCATTCAGAATATATCGCATATCTAATATACGAACTAGGTCGAcggtcacttttttaaaaaaaagtacgtGAAACAGTTACCATTACACAATAAATTGGACATTTTTCATTTTAGAAATGGaaagttttattttagaaagtaCAACCCTGTAACttaattttcacagcattagcgTTACAGCCTGGACAGGCTGCCAAATCGAGAATACTGTCTGATACGTTTGTCAGGAACAGCTCTGTTAGGTCTGGTTGCCAAAACGATACTATCTCTTCAAAAGTGTATGAAAGCAGAACAAATGCTTACTTATGCCTGTATATGTCTGCTATGCGGAATTTTAGAGACGGTTGCAGCCCCAAACGCagcatttattctgtttctttattCGCCCTTGTATTTCTACACCCTATAGATACAGTATTGTCAATTCCGTTAAAGAAGGTTAACAGTCTATATAACCAAGCATAAACCTTATAACGGAATTCTGGTGATTTTGATCTAGCCAACAAGGGCTGTTAGTTGTGTTTCAGTATTTCGGTGTATCCTGAGTTTATTCTGTGGAGGCTGCTATGCGTTCTGATGCATATCTGTCGTTTTTGTTCCAGTATAATGTGGCCATATTGAACGGCAGAAATATAATGAAAAGTTTATCACTGTAATATATGTGTGAATATTTATAAAATTGAATTTTGCTTTATTTcaataaattttaaatgtaacttttatttttgttaacCAGAAATCATGGTTGGTATGCATATTTTATTCTGACGAGACAGCTGAGAGTTCACACTGAAACAAGTCACAaagggagatagcaagaattgcagatgctggtgtcagagccAGTACAGTGTGGTGCCGGTGGAACACGGTAGGCtaggcagcagaggagtaggaaagttctGAAGTGAcccgacccgaaatgtcggctttcctactcctcggatgctgccCAAGCCGCAAAGGGAAATAGATTCCGCCGGATTGTTCTAAAATATCAGGACAATGTTTAGTCACCGCCGAGATCCATTCAGGAAATCGGTTTGATAGAAGAAAACACACATTTGCAGAGCGAAATTAGTCCTATATATGCTGTGGAGATATTTTGTGCCAAGGTCACACCTATTTGTGTGCTCCAGCATTCAGTAATTTAGACATTTCTTGTGTAAACGCTATAATTCAACTCATTGTTACTGCTTGTGTAGAAGGTGAAGACTGGCGCATGACTGTTTGGTGTGCGTAGTAATCACCGTCACAATCCGCCTCGGTGTGATGACCAGCGTATTTGAAAACAATAAGAGTTGTTTCTTTAAAACAAGTGTCCTGTTCTCCTGGTGAATAGGAACAGGTACTGAATTACATTTAAATTTCCTATTTTGATAGGATCTCGTGGACTGTGCGTTAGTGCAGTTTAAATTGTCTTTACTTTGGTTTAAATCCACGACTTTTGCTAAACGTGCGGTAGCATGGTTTTAAGGAGCCCGCAATTGTCTTCACTCATTTCAGCTCATTTGTGCTACATTGACACACGATAGTCTTCATATTGAATTAACAAGCTTTTAAAAAGCAGTGGCCGTTTTGCAGAAGTACTTGACTTTGCTTCAATTTGCAGAATATAACCAAATCTCGATATTCTATCCTAAGATTATTCAATTTCAGTTTGATCTAGTTGAAAGGAACCGTTATTTAAACGCGAATTCGGACTCAGCAATAATTTGTATGTTTATTTTCCTCACCATCAGGTCTGGTTGTATTTGTATAGTTGACTTGAAGCCACACCTATTCTAAGTTGTTACCATGCgaaaaaaaatccagaagtaGAAGCTGACATTACATTCATCAACCTGCCAAGACTTGTTTTGATTAAGATTTTTTGATGTGAACTCTGTCACGTGTTCATGCcagtgttttaaaaaaatcagagacAGGACTGGGAGCACCAGGCCTGACTGCGGTTAATCTGAGTAACTCCCAACTCACTGCTGCAGTGAACAGCTTAATTAGCTCCTGTGGGGAAAATTAACACTTACATAATCAAAGATGCAGTATTTGCAGCTGTATTAATAGGAAAAACCTGATCTCCGCATAATCACCACTTGGAAGCATAGTTAATTTATTTGAGATGAATAGGATTCTGCTTTGATGAATAGCATAATTCCGTTCTGATTTTACTCCTTTTTTTCCTCTATTTGGCTGTGATCCGCTGGATTTAGGAGGCGTCTCAATTTCTCGATAGTGCCGACGAGGGTCTTAAGCAAACTGCAGTGCGTTGCTTTAGATTCTAGCTGCACCGCTGTTCCAACTTCAGGGTTTTTCCTCAGACGTATAAGCGTCCggaggggggagagaaagagtcGGGAGTCACCCGATGATGTACTGAATCATTTACCACGCCGGTGGCCCACAACCCGTGCACCTGTAGAACAGCTGCGATTGGAGACGTCTCAAATTTCAATCCAAGTTTTAGCCAGCCCGCCACTGAGTTCGCTCGAGCGTTGCCTTTTCCCTGCCGATCAGAGCAATTTCATCGTTAAAGtttattctttgtttcttttaaccGTTAACAGGTAAATGCAGTTTCATCCCCAAACCCTGTCTGGAAGCTAGGTCTCTGGTGACAGACGTTAATAGAAACTTTACATTGAGTTCATCATCCGTTTTTTACAGCCGGGAACCCAGAGAAACGGTGCGCTGTGACTTCTAGTGAACAAACCGTTATGTAGAGTTTGAGTTTGAATGTTTACGGAAGCCTTTTTAAATGAaatctttaaataaaattgtCATTTAGCTATTTTCAGCAGGACTCAATCATAATTCATCATTCGAACATCCTGTTTCATGAAAACGGTGTAACGAGGCCACCTGTTCGTTAAATTCAGTTGTTTTGGAGGAGCTAATATCCCAGGATAACTTATTTAGCTGTTCACGTTTACCGCAAAGTTAAACATTGGTATCGTTTAAATCACAAGTTCCAGCCTCGGTTTGCCTTTAAACTGGTATTTATCAACTTATCCGCGAGAGCCCACTCCATAAATAATCCGAAAAAAATCGCATCTACCAGAAATTTGTGATGAACTTTTATCTTGTATCGAGGGAACAAATGACTTGCACTTACAATTTCACAATGCAAATCAGTCACTTCAACCATGGTGTATGTCTTGGGAAAATTAGATTTTTAGAATGTAATGCCTGAATCTGAGTTTAGAACTCTAGATAACGTTGTAAAATTCTGGAGGACTGAGGGAGTCAATGTGACTGGTTTAATTGACTCACGTTGTTTAAATTAGTTTAATTATTTCGAGTGGGGAATGGCCAGAATGCCACTGACACGCCTTCAACAAATCCAACAGAACAGTAGGCATGGTGACCCTACCAGTGTTGAAAGTTGGAAAAACAATTCTGCATTATCAAATAAAGTCATCGAGAGTTTAGCACTACGTTTTTGGACAAGTCCTATCTTAATGTTCATCTTTACCAATTAAAGCTTTTAAAACAGTTACTTTAACCTAACATAAATCACCTGCCTGTAATGGTCTCCAGATTTGGACATTTGAACTAACTCAGgagtttttaaagaaaatagtttGGTTTCCTTGTGTAAAGACCATTGCTGGTAAACAGAGATATTTTGGAGACATGGTAGGACATTTTTGTGATGAATCTGCGGCAGATACACTCTGCTAAATGACAATTTTCAGCTTGAGTTCACAGCTTCGCGCAACGTCAAAAGGGCTTTCTGTCCTGTGTTGCGTGTTCGTTGACTGCGCAAATACAAGGATTAAAAAAATACGCTTAGCCACATTGTTGCAAACATTTGCTAGTTGTAAGCATATTCTTAGCTCTGTCTAACACTCCCATCATGAGAATATGATGCTGTGTAGAAAGCTTGAGGGAAAAAAAGGTGGACTATGGATCTCAGGTGGAGTGCGTGTAACAACTGGGTTTCAGAAGTAGTGACCACACATAGTGGGTAGTGCCTGTCATCAAACGCTTTGTTCATGAAATGAAATGCAGCTGTTGGTAATTGAGGAAAAAACGGGAGGGAGAGTCATCAATTACCCAATTCACAATGCCCACATTTGACACAGAACTTAGTTTACGGGTAGAATGGTTTATGATGTAGGTATTTTGCTGCCTCAAGTTTATAATGATTCTGGTGATGCCTAGAggtcagaggaaaaaaaaatcgaaCCTTGTAATCGCAAAATTTTGATGAAAACGTCAATATTATTTCACTTCAAATCCCGAAATACACCTCGCTTTAACTAATAGGTTGGATTAACCCACTCCCCATGACCAGCAaatggctttattcacaggggcAGAGAGTGCAAGACCATTGGAGGATACAATGAACTTGACGCCTGTTAGTTTTCGTCTGGAGTCTTGCTTTCTGTTGTAAATGTACTTTAGGAAAAAATGTAGAAAGGATTCAGGAGAACGTTCCAAGTCCCTAATCCTACGAAGTCGATCAGAGCAGTTGCGATTATTTCTTTAAGAGAACAGAGGCGGTTTTCTAAGTGTATTCAGAATCAAGAAGATTTCGACAGAACTTATTCTACTGTGtcgaagaaaaaaaaagtcaagaaccAAAGGGTGAAAATTTAGAAGAATCTGAAAAGGGACATGAGAAATATTTCCACACAGCGAGTGGTTAGTTCTGGCATGTACTGCCGAGAGTGTAGTGGGATACTGAGCTGAAACATTCAAATGGGAATTAAACTTCTCTGCACAGTAAGAATGTGATGATTACAAAAGGAAAAGCATGATATTAATTAAGTTGCTCATTGGGAGAAGCTGTGCAGACTTGCAATTGTCATGCGATCGAGAGACAGGATGGCCTTTTTCTTCCTCCGAACAATGTAGACTGTGAAATGAGGCACCGGAGCGCACAGGGGAAAAATATACAGGAGGCTGTTAACACCTCCTTTTACCAattccgcccccccacccccccaccaccagaCTTAGTGAGCATAGGAAAAAGCCAACATTCAAGATTTGAAACATAGGTCTGCTGAGAGAGAcacatagttaacattttgaatctggaaTGACTACTTTAGAAGCATTCACAGTTTATTCCAGATTTTCCAGCAACCGCAATATTTTGCGAACGTTCAGGTTTTTCGGTTGGTTTTTGGTCTGTTCCCTTGGATTTCCTTAGCACCGCTTGATATTTTGTCCTCAAGAAGGCCATACTGACATCAACAAGTTAATGTTAAATCAAACAAAGCTCAAGGTAATCAAAAATGGAGTCTCAACAAACGTAAAACAAAACTTCCAAACTATTTTGCAATCTTATCCTTTGCAAGTTTAAATCAACTCTTTACAAGAGAAACTGCGGACGATTCAGTCGCGGGGAGGGTAGACCCCCTTATGCTGTGGTTGCCCAATGAATCTTAAGTATTTCTGTGCAGTTTGCAGTGAGATACCTCAAGGGAAAAGGGTCGCCGTCGTCGTTATTGTCCTGCTAACGCACAGCATACTCAGGGTTAATGCAAAATACCAGGCTCATTTGAGTAGAAAACTGGCATTCTGACGCGGTTCATTCTggttcagttttaaattcaaggagttttttaaagaaaaatacaatgcACAATAATTTGATAACCCGCCCAAACAAAAGGCTTTTGCATTCGAATTCCGAGTGTAGACGGCTGATCTGTGTAACACGACAATGAATTGAAAGAGTGCCAGAGATTGACATCCAATCCGTGGCGACCGCAGCGTCCATGGCAACCGGCGGGGACACCAAGTTCAGCGAAGTTTCCATTTGCAGGCCCACGGTCAGAAAATACTGGGCTTTGATTTAGGCTGAACGATTCCCAGGCGGCGAGAGGCAAGCGATCAGCAGTCACAACAACAAGAAGGCCGGAGCAGGAGCGAGAACCTTGCGCTTGCTGCAGAGTCACGAATTTAGTTGCAGCCCAGgagtggtgagtaagtttgcaacTGTCGAAGTTTACTGGGCCGCGTGATAGCTATCTCGTCCCTAGCTTTTCGTACCGTGTTAATATCACAGAACCCGTGGGGAGGAGTCTGTTTTGGAGTTAAGTTGCCCTCAAATTAGGTCTAAAAGACTAACTCCACCTCCGAAAACGGTTGAATCGCGGAACCTGCCCAGACTGGGTTTAATTCCATCACGTTTGTACTTGGATACGGCGCGTCGTTGTCTTTTTGTTATTGGCTTGGTCAAGGTTTACAGCAACTCTCGGGTCATGTATGCTATAGAATACGTGCTTGGAGTTTGTGTATTCCTTTCATGCCGCGACTAT includes:
- the cbln1 gene encoding cerebellin-1, translated to MLELLFGLVWFAGLVCGQNETEPIVLEGKCLVVCDSNPTSDPTGTALGISVRSGSAKVAFSVIRSTNHEPSEMSNRTMIIYFDNILVNVGSNFDSERSTFIAPRKGIYSFNFHVVKVYNRQTIQVSLMLNGWPLISAFAGDQDVTREAASNGVLTQMEKGDRAYLKLERGNLMGGWKYSTFSGFLVFPL